The following proteins are co-located in the Sulfitobacter guttiformis genome:
- a CDS encoding ABC transporter permease, with product MTSFLRSEFFHNYTRSTSAVIGSTFMALFAFAVIAGPFLVAQNPYDIASLNLMDSYKPPVWLEGGDAQFVLGTDGQGRDVWASILYGARISVFIGLVAMIASCTIGTILGLIAGFYGGIADAVIMRIADIQLSFPSILIALFLMSAVGTGVDKVLIALTAVGWVVYARTVRGSTLSEIEKEYVQAAKVAGLSNAKIIRKHVLPNVLTPLIVIATIQVGTFVLIEASLSFLGVGVPITQPSLGLLIKNGFDVLFSGLWWTSVFPGLAIMMLVFGINLFGDFLRDELNPRLK from the coding sequence ATGACTTCTTTCCTCCGCTCGGAGTTCTTCCACAACTACACGCGCAGCACATCGGCCGTTATCGGCAGTACGTTTATGGCTCTTTTCGCTTTTGCGGTAATCGCCGGTCCGTTTCTGGTGGCACAAAACCCATATGACATTGCTTCTTTGAACCTGATGGACAGCTACAAGCCACCCGTTTGGCTTGAAGGAGGCGATGCGCAATTCGTGCTGGGCACGGACGGGCAGGGCCGCGATGTCTGGGCATCGATCTTGTATGGTGCGCGTATTTCAGTTTTTATCGGTCTGGTGGCGATGATCGCGTCTTGTACCATCGGGACAATACTGGGCCTAATCGCAGGGTTCTACGGCGGCATCGCCGATGCGGTCATCATGCGGATCGCTGACATCCAGCTTTCGTTTCCGTCTATTTTGATCGCCCTGTTTTTGATGTCGGCAGTGGGAACAGGCGTGGATAAGGTCTTGATCGCTTTGACGGCTGTTGGTTGGGTCGTTTACGCCCGCACTGTGCGCGGATCCACCTTGTCCGAAATCGAAAAAGAATACGTTCAGGCTGCGAAAGTTGCAGGGCTGTCTAATGCTAAAATTATCCGCAAACATGTTTTGCCCAACGTGCTGACACCACTCATCGTTATTGCGACAATACAGGTCGGAACCTTTGTCCTCATCGAAGCATCGCTCAGCTTCTTAGGTGTGGGTGTGCCGATCACCCAACCGTCGCTGGGCCTGCTGATCAAGAACGGATTCGACGTTCTATTTTCGGGGCTGTGGTGGACATCGGTTTTCCCCGGACTTGCGATTATGATGCTGGTCTTCGGGATCAACCTGTTCGGTGATTTCTTGCGTGACGAATTGAATCCGAGGTTGAAATGA
- a CDS encoding dihydrodipicolinate synthase family protein produces the protein MKQLTTDAQGVFVIAVTPFHPDGRIDMESCDRMVDFYLDAGATGLTVLGMMGEAPKLTVEESRDVVARILKRVDGRVPVVVGVSAPGFAQIDALTTMVMDLGAAGVMVAPPGSLRTDDQIIGYYTQVAELIGDVPFVLQDFPLATGVQMSSGIIARIVNDLPSCVCLKHEDWPGLEKISYLRREGVLNKRISILCGNGGLFLPEEMARGADGAMTGFAYPEMMVTVVEHYTRGEPDRARDLFDAYLPLARFEQQPGMGLAIRKYTLAKRGIIAHDALRRPGAALSEASRREVDQLIIRQEQRLKELN, from the coding sequence ATGAAACAACTGACAACTGACGCGCAGGGCGTTTTCGTGATCGCGGTGACACCCTTTCACCCCGATGGCCGGATCGATATGGAAAGCTGCGACCGGATGGTCGATTTTTATCTGGACGCCGGAGCGACAGGACTAACGGTTCTTGGCATGATGGGCGAGGCACCCAAGCTCACGGTAGAGGAATCGCGTGATGTCGTCGCGCGCATCCTGAAAAGGGTGGATGGGCGAGTGCCGGTCGTCGTCGGTGTTTCTGCTCCCGGGTTTGCGCAGATAGATGCACTCACTACAATGGTTATGGATCTGGGTGCGGCCGGTGTTATGGTAGCCCCACCCGGAAGTTTGCGCACCGACGACCAGATTATAGGCTATTACACCCAAGTGGCAGAGTTGATCGGCGATGTGCCATTTGTCTTGCAGGATTTTCCGCTCGCGACTGGCGTTCAGATGTCGTCGGGGATCATCGCGCGTATCGTCAACGATCTGCCGTCATGTGTTTGTCTGAAACACGAAGATTGGCCGGGGCTGGAAAAGATCAGCTATCTGCGCCGCGAAGGCGTCCTGAACAAACGCATCTCGATCCTGTGCGGCAACGGGGGCCTTTTCCTGCCAGAGGAGATGGCGCGCGGTGCTGACGGTGCCATGACCGGATTTGCATACCCAGAGATGATGGTAACGGTTGTGGAGCATTATACACGTGGCGAGCCCGACCGTGCACGTGATCTCTTTGACGCTTATCTCCCCTTGGCACGGTTCGAACAGCAGCCCGGTATGGGTCTCGCTATCCGCAAATACACCCTAGCGAAGCGCGGAATTATTGCGCATGACGCGTTGCGCAGGCCAGGGGCGGCTTTGTCGGAAGCGAGCCGCCGGGAGGTTGATCAGTTGATTATACGACAAGAGCAAAGACTTAAGGAGCTGAATTAA
- a CDS encoding ABC transporter substrate-binding protein: protein MKNLSQNAWRIGILGATFVVASVGVTLAQEKSVTIGLTSDPSHLFPLAGEELSSNIMYYHLYDPLVSRSPELEFGPGLAESWENVDDLTWRFKLRDGVTFHNGNAFTAADVVYTVEKARASIRPDLVANVASVTAIDDLTVEITTPKPYAVLPNDLAELLILDEEYTTQTGDEQMDLKPMGTGPYMLDEWIKEEKLVLTAFGDYWGGAPAIQTVTFRPITNPATRTAALLTGEVDVIQDLAVRDVDRVKSEDAFEVITRPSLLNVVLAMDTREQSPTIEGKNPMTDQRVREAIARAIDVDAINKIVMNGLASPSAQFVPEAHLGFVDGMDFREMYPVDTEKAKDLLAEAGYPDGFTMTLDATNNRYVNDAQIAQALASMLAKINVNLELNIMPKSNFWGYIRVPTENSSFIMSGWDVPSGDAGSMYGALFYSRDKKEGYGQVNRGSYSNAELDALIDKADSTPDLAKRDEYLQEATKILMADIPMIPMHYEQDIYAVRKGITLKPRVDKFISAFEMDVD from the coding sequence ATGAAAAATCTAAGTCAAAATGCGTGGCGCATTGGGATTCTTGGCGCGACATTTGTCGTCGCCAGTGTAGGTGTTACGCTGGCCCAGGAGAAATCCGTGACGATCGGGCTGACGTCTGACCCTAGCCATCTGTTTCCGCTTGCTGGAGAAGAGCTTTCGTCGAACATCATGTACTACCACCTGTACGACCCGCTTGTTTCGCGAAGCCCCGAACTGGAATTCGGTCCCGGTCTGGCAGAAAGCTGGGAGAACGTGGATGATCTGACATGGCGGTTCAAGCTGCGCGACGGTGTGACGTTCCATAACGGCAACGCATTCACGGCAGCCGATGTTGTCTACACCGTTGAGAAGGCGCGCGCATCGATCCGCCCTGATCTTGTTGCGAATGTCGCTTCTGTTACTGCTATCGACGATCTGACGGTCGAGATCACGACGCCGAAGCCATATGCTGTGCTTCCCAATGATCTGGCAGAATTGCTGATCCTTGATGAGGAGTACACGACCCAGACCGGTGATGAGCAGATGGACCTCAAGCCTATGGGCACAGGTCCCTACATGCTGGATGAGTGGATCAAGGAAGAGAAGTTGGTGCTGACGGCCTTCGGCGATTATTGGGGCGGTGCGCCCGCGATCCAGACCGTCACGTTTCGCCCGATCACCAATCCTGCGACCCGCACTGCAGCGCTTCTGACGGGTGAGGTCGATGTTATTCAGGATCTCGCGGTACGTGATGTCGATCGCGTAAAGTCCGAGGACGCATTTGAGGTTATTACACGACCAAGCCTGTTGAACGTTGTTCTTGCGATGGACACCCGCGAGCAGTCGCCGACCATCGAGGGCAAGAACCCGATGACTGACCAGCGCGTGCGCGAAGCGATTGCCCGCGCCATTGACGTGGATGCGATCAACAAGATCGTCATGAACGGGCTTGCCTCACCATCGGCACAGTTCGTGCCCGAAGCTCACTTAGGCTTTGTTGACGGGATGGATTTCCGCGAAATGTATCCTGTAGATACTGAAAAAGCCAAGGATTTGCTTGCGGAAGCAGGGTATCCTGACGGCTTTACGATGACATTGGATGCGACGAACAACCGTTATGTCAACGATGCGCAAATCGCTCAGGCGCTCGCATCGATGCTCGCCAAGATCAACGTTAATCTTGAACTGAATATCATGCCCAAGTCCAACTTCTGGGGCTACATCCGCGTCCCAACTGAAAACTCCAGCTTTATCATGAGCGGCTGGGATGTTCCCTCGGGAGATGCCGGTTCGATGTATGGCGCGCTATTCTATAGCCGTGACAAAAAAGAAGGCTATGGGCAGGTTAACCGCGGTTCCTATTCCAACGCTGAACTGGATGCGCTGATCGACAAGGCGGACTCCACGCCCGACCTCGCCAAGCGTGACGAATACCTGCAGGAAGCGACCAAAATCCTGATGGCTGATATTCCGATGATCCCGATGCACTATGAGCAGGATATTTATGCAGTACGCAAAGGTATTACGCTTAAACCGCGCGTGGACAAATTTATCTCGGCCTTCGAAATGGACGTCGACTGA
- a CDS encoding aspartate/glutamate racemase family protein, whose translation MTIYIINPNSSQHVTDGIDRAVEPMRTASSVSIAARTLAEGPPGIETQAHVDGVVGPLLTHCAALEDSASAFVIACYSDPGLAALREQSSRPVIGIAEASILTAMTMGQRFGIISILSKSIPRHMRYVGAMGVMDRLAADMPLELGVLELADEEKTFDRLKVVGTRLRDAAMADVLILGCAGMTAFRTNLENHLGVPVVEPCQAAAAMAIGRVALQKTRLDKV comes from the coding sequence ATGACGATCTACATAATTAACCCCAATAGCAGCCAACACGTTACCGATGGAATTGACCGCGCGGTTGAGCCTATGCGCACAGCGAGCTCCGTCAGTATCGCTGCGCGCACTCTGGCCGAGGGCCCGCCCGGTATTGAAACCCAAGCGCATGTTGATGGGGTGGTTGGTCCATTGTTGACGCACTGCGCAGCACTCGAAGACAGCGCAAGCGCGTTTGTGATTGCCTGCTACTCTGATCCCGGTTTGGCCGCATTGCGCGAACAATCCTCACGTCCCGTCATTGGCATCGCCGAGGCATCCATTCTGACAGCAATGACGATGGGGCAGCGCTTTGGGATAATCTCGATCCTGTCGAAAAGTATCCCGCGACACATGCGCTATGTCGGTGCGATGGGAGTGATGGACCGGTTGGCCGCCGACATGCCGCTCGAGCTTGGGGTGTTGGAGCTGGCGGACGAAGAAAAGACCTTTGACCGTCTTAAAGTCGTGGGAACACGCCTGCGCGACGCTGCTATGGCGGATGTGCTTATTCTGGGCTGCGCAGGCATGACAGCCTTTCGCACTAATCTCGAAAATCACCTCGGCGTGCCCGTGGTCGAACCCTGTCAGGCGGCTGCCGCCATGGCAATCGGGCGCGTTGCGTTACAAAAGACACGATTGGACAAAGTATGA
- a CDS encoding ABC transporter substrate-binding protein codes for MIIAQPRLGLHDPHDCTDATDELTILHAIYDTLVRRVGQDFVPHLAQRWEVSTDARQWTFYLQPDVTFHDGTRCDAGAVSACLTRMAREDKGYTLGAPAVWRQFLGGAQIDVLDERTLQLTLAAPMADLLDVLEQGFVVAPSAFAALDAEDFSVQIGSGPYRLIKITQTQITAERIAGHFAGEAANARVTWQLEADPQQRLELLEQGKVQAAIGLDFEKSRRLGEMRHEFLSPVAIIYLLNAARGPLADANVRLALSLAVDREALITTVMQGAAHPLRGFVSPNHFGAGQGNGAVVDRDRAMALLAEAGYAEGLTLNVDCPTRLPDEAERLTAALGDQLAQVGIKLQVFIHPEREDYAHMVRLKEIRDLCVFDSSPMSTYRVLFEKIDSRVAGSWWQGYANPKVEALIDAGRVTTKRFARAEIWREAYKMLQDDPAWLTLYNPLRVIGLAGKHPDFKMPADGVIDVARLPKLSGA; via the coding sequence ATGATCATTGCGCAACCAAGGCTGGGCCTGCACGATCCCCATGACTGCACCGATGCGACGGATGAACTGACGATACTGCACGCGATTTATGATACGCTTGTGCGCCGTGTTGGGCAGGATTTCGTGCCACATCTTGCGCAGCGCTGGGAGGTCTCGACCGACGCGCGCCAATGGACGTTCTATTTGCAGCCTGATGTCACGTTTCACGATGGGACACGCTGTGATGCAGGCGCGGTTTCCGCTTGTCTGACCCGTATGGCACGGGAGGATAAGGGGTATACGCTTGGTGCGCCTGCTGTCTGGCGCCAGTTTTTAGGCGGCGCACAGATCGACGTATTGGACGAGCGAACGTTGCAGTTGACGCTTGCTGCCCCGATGGCGGATCTTCTTGATGTGCTGGAGCAGGGTTTTGTCGTCGCACCTTCGGCTTTTGCAGCACTGGACGCGGAGGATTTCAGCGTTCAAATCGGATCGGGTCCCTATAGGTTGATCAAGATCACTCAGACCCAAATCACCGCAGAGCGGATAGCAGGCCACTTTGCCGGTGAGGCTGCAAACGCGCGTGTAACATGGCAACTGGAAGCTGATCCGCAACAGCGTCTGGAACTGCTGGAACAGGGCAAGGTGCAGGCTGCCATTGGCCTTGATTTCGAAAAATCGCGGCGTCTTGGCGAGATGCGCCACGAATTTCTGTCGCCCGTTGCGATCATATATTTGCTGAACGCGGCCCGTGGACCTTTGGCTGACGCAAACGTCCGTCTTGCGCTAAGCCTTGCCGTCGACAGAGAGGCTCTGATCACGACAGTCATGCAGGGGGCTGCCCACCCCTTGCGCGGATTTGTCAGTCCGAACCATTTCGGTGCGGGGCAGGGTAATGGTGCCGTGGTGGACCGCGACCGCGCGATGGCCCTTTTGGCCGAAGCAGGCTACGCCGAGGGCCTCACATTGAACGTGGACTGCCCAACGCGCCTTCCGGATGAGGCGGAGCGATTGACCGCTGCGCTGGGGGATCAATTGGCGCAGGTAGGTATCAAGTTACAGGTGTTCATCCATCCCGAAAGGGAGGACTACGCGCATATGGTGCGGCTTAAGGAAATCCGTGATCTGTGCGTGTTTGATTCAAGTCCGATGAGTACATACCGCGTGCTTTTCGAAAAAATCGATTCACGCGTGGCAGGTTCATGGTGGCAGGGGTACGCGAACCCCAAAGTTGAAGCGCTGATCGACGCAGGGCGTGTCACGACCAAACGCTTCGCGCGCGCCGAAATCTGGCGTGAGGCCTATAAAATGCTTCAAGATGATCCGGCTTGGCTGACGCTTTACAATCCTTTGCGCGTTATTGGTCTGGCAGGAAAACACCCTGATTTCAAAATGCCCGCCGACGGCGTGATTGATGTCGCCCGTCTTCCCAAGCTGAGCGGGGCATAA
- a CDS encoding ABC transporter ATP-binding protein, which yields MTVPDTLLDVRDLRTYFHTFSGTVKAVNGVSFSIGKGEVMGLVGESGGGKSVVGFSILGLIDSPGKIEGGEILLEGENLVQAGEKRLREIRGRDIAMVFQDPMTSLNPLHTVGRQMDEMLCLHTDLDAAARKQACIDMLESVGISRAAERLNAYPHQFSGGMRQRVVIAIAMLARPRLIIADEPTTALDVTIQSQILKLMRAQIAEKGASMILITHDLAVVSEMADHITVLYCGKVVERGRTRDLISSPAHPYTRGLIDSIPDPLNRHARLKQIPGSVPDIRNLPEGCNFRDRCPRAQARCAEEEPVLRAQHMSLEAACHFPLVPGESA from the coding sequence ATGACTGTGCCTGATACTTTGCTCGATGTGCGTGATTTGCGCACTTATTTCCACACGTTTTCCGGCACGGTTAAGGCTGTCAACGGCGTAAGTTTCTCCATCGGCAAAGGTGAGGTGATGGGGCTCGTCGGCGAGAGCGGTGGCGGTAAATCAGTCGTTGGCTTTTCGATCCTCGGCTTGATCGACAGCCCGGGAAAAATTGAAGGTGGGGAAATCTTGCTGGAGGGTGAGAACCTTGTTCAGGCCGGCGAAAAACGGCTGCGCGAGATACGCGGGCGCGACATCGCTATGGTTTTTCAGGATCCCATGACCTCGCTGAATCCACTGCATACGGTTGGTCGTCAAATGGACGAAATGCTCTGCTTGCATACCGATCTGGACGCAGCAGCGCGCAAGCAGGCTTGCATCGATATGCTCGAAAGCGTCGGTATCAGCCGCGCTGCAGAGCGCCTCAACGCCTATCCCCACCAGTTTTCCGGCGGTATGCGTCAGCGCGTTGTGATTGCCATCGCCATGCTTGCGCGGCCGCGTCTGATAATCGCGGATGAGCCAACGACGGCTTTGGATGTAACAATCCAAAGCCAGATATTGAAGCTGATGCGCGCCCAGATCGCTGAAAAGGGCGCGTCAATGATCCTGATAACCCATGATCTGGCTGTCGTGTCTGAAATGGCGGATCATATTACCGTTCTTTACTGTGGCAAAGTCGTCGAGCGGGGGCGCACCCGCGATCTGATTTCGTCGCCGGCGCATCCATATACCCGAGGATTGATCGACAGTATCCCTGATCCGCTGAACCGTCATGCGCGGCTCAAGCAGATCCCCGGCTCGGTGCCCGATATCCGAAACCTGCCTGAAGGGTGCAATTTTCGGGACCGTTGCCCGCGTGCGCAGGCCCGCTGTGCCGAAGAAGAGCCGGTTCTACGCGCACAACATATGTCGCTAGAGGCGGCGTGCCACTTTCCACTGGTTCCGGGAGAAAGCGCATGA
- a CDS encoding VOC family protein — protein sequence MSQIAPQRPTGGIILAITFQYYRDLPTAMAFYEDVLGFELAIDQGWSKIYRIDGQAHLGLVDEARGMQNWAEDKTVQICLRVPDVDAWYAWAQSQGVPGMTELRDSEELGIRSFAMNDPEGYQIEVQTAKPGH from the coding sequence ATGTCACAAATAGCCCCTCAAAGACCCACTGGCGGAATCATCCTTGCGATTACGTTTCAGTATTATCGCGATCTGCCGACCGCGATGGCATTCTACGAAGATGTGTTGGGATTCGAGTTGGCCATTGATCAGGGTTGGTCGAAAATCTACCGGATAGACGGTCAGGCGCATCTTGGTCTGGTCGATGAGGCGCGCGGAATGCAAAACTGGGCCGAGGACAAGACGGTTCAGATTTGCCTGCGCGTGCCGGATGTGGATGCATGGTACGCTTGGGCCCAGTCGCAAGGCGTTCCGGGAATGACCGAGCTGCGTGACAGTGAGGAGCTGGGCATACGTTCCTTCGCCATGAACGATCCTGAAGGATATCAGATCGAGGTGCAAACCGCGAAGCCGGGCCACTGA
- a CDS encoding ABC transporter permease, producing the protein MFGYLLKRLIQMLLVLWVVSVVVFMMMSFTGDPVFMIVPIDATDSEIAQARRILGLDQSLIVQYWKFLTSLLQGDFGHSYVFRQPAMTLILERLPATVEMVLVAMVLAIVIAIPLGVYAGANPNGRLSRTIMSGSLLGISLPGFWVGMVLIYLFAVNWGIFPSSGRGDTAEVFGLRLSLVTWDGWHHIILPAVTLSLGTMAILLRMTRAGMMEVGRQDYMKFARAKGATRRDVLYKHGLKNALIPVVTIFGLQLGDLIAFATITETIFSWPGMGKLLIDSIYRADRPVIVVYLMLVAVIFVVINFLVDLVYTLIDPRITLK; encoded by the coding sequence ATGTTTGGATATCTTCTCAAACGGCTGATACAGATGCTGCTCGTGCTGTGGGTTGTCTCTGTCGTGGTTTTCATGATGATGAGCTTTACCGGTGATCCGGTTTTCATGATCGTGCCGATTGACGCTACAGACTCTGAAATCGCGCAGGCGCGCCGTATTCTCGGGCTCGACCAGTCTTTGATTGTCCAGTACTGGAAATTTCTCACCAGCCTGTTGCAGGGTGACTTCGGTCACTCTTATGTTTTTCGCCAGCCCGCGATGACACTGATCCTGGAACGCTTGCCCGCGACTGTTGAAATGGTGCTTGTCGCGATGGTTCTGGCAATCGTCATTGCGATCCCTCTGGGCGTTTATGCTGGCGCGAACCCGAACGGCCGGCTGAGCCGTACGATCATGTCAGGGTCGTTGCTTGGGATTTCGCTGCCCGGTTTTTGGGTCGGCATGGTTCTGATCTATTTGTTTGCAGTCAACTGGGGGATATTCCCGTCATCCGGGCGGGGCGACACCGCAGAGGTATTCGGCTTGCGGCTGAGCCTTGTGACATGGGACGGCTGGCATCACATTATCCTGCCCGCGGTAACTCTGTCGCTGGGAACAATGGCCATTTTGTTGCGTATGACACGCGCGGGAATGATGGAGGTCGGGCGCCAAGACTATATGAAATTCGCGCGGGCCAAAGGAGCTACGCGTCGAGACGTTTTGTATAAGCACGGTCTGAAAAATGCATTGATCCCCGTTGTCACAATATTCGGCCTGCAACTGGGCGACCTCATCGCTTTTGCTACTATTACCGAAACGATTTTTTCCTGGCCCGGCATGGGCAAGCTGCTTATCGATTCAATTTACCGTGCCGACCGGCCCGTGATCGTTGTCTATCTGATGCTGGTTGCGGTGATCTTTGTTGTCATCAATTTTCTGGTCGATCTTGTCTATACGCTGATCGACCCGCGCATTACGCTGAAATGA
- a CDS encoding amidohydrolase family protein, with amino-acid sequence MQADIILAGGTVVTMDPERRVIEEGAVAVAGGKIAAVGTAHDLRAQIETTEIIDCTGKIIIPGLIDVHAHAGHGLIKSMGMHGGDRWEDICGEVYTQASPPEFWYAEARLAALERLRFGVTTGVSLLGGGDTIMRTDNPAYAAAHCRGVVEVGTRSMVAVGPTRAPHPRLYADWYTGERRQYEVSFEQQMQTSREIAEVWHNTNEGRIQIAMLYPVLRDEHEKDMPPEAYAVACQQVRIVRAFARERGLIFTQDGHWRGSIRRAEKLGLLGPETLLSHCIDLHEDEITLVAASDTKIAHNPSANASILGRCPAIELMAAGATVALGSDATAPDRSSDMFRHMQQAMHYHRTHFRDASVLPIGKALEMCTIASARALGMEGRIGSVEVGKDADLTVVDLRRAHLYPLNMPVHRLVCFANGNDVDTVLVGGQVVLRMGRPTRVDEAEILDDANAQAAQMITRIGGQNDLELPSDFWGQEG; translated from the coding sequence ATGCAAGCTGATATAATTTTGGCTGGCGGTACTGTGGTGACGATGGATCCGGAGCGCCGCGTGATAGAAGAAGGCGCCGTCGCTGTCGCTGGTGGCAAGATCGCTGCTGTAGGCACTGCCCATGATCTTCGGGCGCAGATTGAAACCACTGAGATTATTGATTGCACGGGTAAGATCATCATCCCCGGTTTGATCGACGTCCATGCCCATGCAGGGCATGGATTGATCAAATCAATGGGAATGCACGGGGGCGATCGGTGGGAGGACATCTGCGGTGAGGTTTACACTCAAGCGTCGCCGCCCGAATTCTGGTATGCCGAGGCACGGTTGGCCGCGTTGGAGCGGTTGCGTTTTGGCGTGACAACTGGCGTTTCCCTTTTGGGTGGTGGCGATACAATTATGCGAACGGATAATCCTGCCTACGCCGCTGCGCATTGTCGCGGGGTGGTAGAGGTGGGCACACGCAGCATGGTGGCCGTTGGTCCCACGCGTGCGCCACATCCGCGCCTCTACGCCGATTGGTATACCGGCGAACGGCGGCAATACGAAGTTAGCTTTGAACAACAAATGCAGACGTCTCGTGAGATTGCGGAAGTGTGGCATAACACCAATGAGGGACGTATTCAGATTGCAATGCTCTATCCCGTTTTGCGCGATGAGCACGAGAAAGATATGCCGCCGGAAGCCTATGCCGTAGCCTGCCAGCAGGTGCGGATTGTGCGCGCATTTGCCCGCGAGCGTGGTTTGATCTTTACTCAAGACGGCCATTGGCGTGGTTCCATCCGTAGGGCTGAAAAACTGGGCCTTTTGGGGCCGGAAACCCTGCTGTCACACTGTATTGATCTGCACGAGGATGAAATCACCCTGGTCGCGGCCAGTGATACGAAGATCGCCCATAATCCATCCGCGAATGCGTCGATTTTGGGCCGTTGTCCCGCGATTGAGCTAATGGCGGCGGGTGCTACTGTTGCGCTGGGGTCGGATGCGACAGCACCTGATCGTTCGAGTGACATGTTCCGTCACATGCAGCAGGCAATGCATTATCATCGTACCCATTTTCGCGATGCATCAGTTCTGCCGATCGGCAAGGCGCTGGAAATGTGTACTATTGCAAGTGCGAGAGCTCTTGGAATGGAAGGTCGCATAGGCTCGGTGGAGGTGGGCAAGGATGCTGATCTGACGGTGGTCGATTTGCGGCGCGCGCATCTTTACCCGCTCAATATGCCAGTTCACCGGCTGGTGTGTTTTGCTAACGGCAATGATGTCGACACCGTTCTGGTTGGGGGGCAGGTTGTTTTGCGGATGGGCCGACCAACGCGCGTAGACGAGGCCGAAATTCTTGACGACGCCAACGCACAAGCGGCGCAAATGATTACGCGTATCGGCGGGCAGAATGATCTGGAACTACCGTCAGATTTCTGGGGACAGGAAGGATAA
- a CDS encoding ABC transporter ATP-binding protein — MNDATPMLEVRDLEMHFSIGGGVLDRLRLSAKGFKLDRPVVHAVNGVSFKIARGEIMALVGESGCGKSTVAKTIARIYKPTRGAVKVDGEDIANHGFAEMLPVRAKMQMIFQDPYASLNPRQRVRDIVAEPLLEQTKNAADRKGVAAKTEALLAKVGLNAEHAGRYPHQFSGGQRQRIGIARALSVTPGLIIADEPVSALDVSIQAQILNLMMDLRDEFGLAYLFISHDLSVVNHIADRVGVMYLGFMVENAPRDVLFAKPRHPYTRALLSAAPSIKEKRDVEEITLSGEVPSALELPSGCCFRTRCPFAWERCARERPLLRDVGDDQTVACHLVDEPERDKIR; from the coding sequence ATGAACGATGCGACACCCATGCTCGAAGTGCGTGATCTTGAAATGCATTTCTCCATCGGGGGCGGTGTGCTTGACCGCCTCAGGCTGAGCGCGAAGGGGTTCAAGCTTGACCGCCCCGTTGTCCATGCGGTGAACGGGGTCAGCTTTAAGATCGCGCGCGGCGAAATCATGGCCCTTGTTGGCGAAAGTGGTTGTGGCAAGTCCACAGTCGCAAAAACGATTGCACGGATTTATAAGCCTACGCGGGGGGCGGTGAAGGTCGATGGCGAGGATATTGCCAACCACGGATTTGCAGAAATGTTGCCGGTACGGGCAAAGATGCAGATGATTTTTCAGGATCCCTACGCCTCGCTTAATCCACGGCAACGCGTACGCGATATCGTGGCCGAACCGCTGTTGGAGCAGACCAAAAATGCTGCTGATCGCAAAGGCGTAGCGGCAAAGACCGAAGCGCTGTTGGCCAAGGTCGGCCTGAATGCAGAGCATGCGGGGCGCTACCCGCACCAGTTTTCCGGTGGGCAGAGACAGCGCATTGGAATTGCGCGTGCATTGTCGGTGACGCCTGGATTGATCATTGCAGATGAGCCGGTTTCTGCGCTCGACGTGTCCATTCAGGCGCAGATTCTCAATCTTATGATGGACCTGCGTGATGAGTTCGGTCTGGCATACCTTTTTATCAGCCATGACTTGTCGGTAGTGAACCACATCGCGGATCGGGTAGGGGTCATGTACCTCGGGTTCATGGTCGAAAACGCACCGCGTGATGTGCTGTTCGCCAAACCGCGCCACCCCTACACGCGCGCGCTCCTTTCGGCAGCCCCGAGCATAAAAGAAAAGCGCGACGTTGAAGAGATTACTCTTAGTGGCGAAGTGCCCTCGGCGTTGGAGTTGCCTTCTGGATGCTGCTTCAGGACCCGTTGCCCTTTTGCGTGGGAACGCTGCGCCAGAGAACGTCCGCTTTTGAGGGACGTTGGCGATGACCAGACTGTGGCGTGCCATTTGGTCGATGAACCTGAAAGGGATAAGATAAGATGA